The proteins below come from a single Haemorhous mexicanus isolate bHaeMex1 chromosome 18, bHaeMex1.pri, whole genome shotgun sequence genomic window:
- the CEP250 gene encoding centrosome-associated protein CEP250 isoform X5, which yields MAGSAGHGDLSPGSLRRRLRSAEEAQRRQAGLVRQLQDEVLQYQSWCRELEQQVKAGGGSLPGRWEATADHSLENALLQVEEEQQRCENLAEVNTLLREHLDKASEVNSALKEDVGKLTVDWMRAREELEMKESEWRSERELYDSYLRGEHARLLGLWRQVVTFRRHFLEMKTATDRDLSELKAEQMRLSGSILVSCSRLNSCVQLRESIPLGKPVLKDQTEQQVDPKINQTAQEVIALQVMCDMEKKELQDRVMELSALLVQSQKQNEEKEKTMKTLNDTVEILESSWIEKEFAASLTNSAKEENLCLQKLIKNITEMVLDDSDSMVSIICAGSSQHADSGDIFSAPRSVDTGRAFGLVLEALARMRGATQALREELSARQDSNKLLQQQQRHQEEKCREVQQRLEQLEEKCRKSSSHQQHLQSLVETLRSDCANLEKSREELQEQLGLREREASCLRQSNAELQMKEESAQAEKAEQQDRMERARHEQELLVKDLAALEEKCSLLQSELVVKRQTLEKLQLQKDLLEQEKDEFAMSLEKAERSVAELTGAQNKLNAERADLQAAAAKMSSINEALALDKVQLNKYVWQLEQEKEVLSAKLDEMERAKICEQEKLNFCERANKKLCAEKARLEQLLKEAEEQREELWLELRTLREEKAETQEKFHQVSQEQESLSRALEQLSQESSDQGHELAQVGREKELLGREKAALEGRLAATERHQHELSKQLAETRSAKESLQSSLFAAQQQISQLEITRNHLEAQVLIVTQAKEVIEGEVKCLQHELEAERALRRQEQEDTAQQLLRAEQQHHESLRLQGTAQQVEIKKLLDDLASERKRHRAEMQETLEQWEKEKAEREQEHKKVLFEMGQKVATLLAQQEELKRSESAKQEVLLEEQEEKSALAEALLQTQGELSRARQQVQQLRQEVKEQQEKGQTVKANLQDELQEARREVQAVQRRHEEELQGLKEEMNLLLEQREALQKQVGELTSQLEASRECQEMTVQRAQQDVKEAQEESRQKMLEIEHIQKLLEEAEHQNKQLQEHLQNLERERSQLEEVAQQNSELQASVNALELEKARLTLSLEEKDLSLRTLEEDNLAQISQVSELRSALTQAEELHSEDRREVQELNTQILALQDAVLQMEASQATRQKKLLKELEGSRAGERSLRDSVHVLEAEVSDLRVKLQSSEDRAEALATQCEQASGAHQETQSQLDKLLLDLHHMIRDSRDLGTWSSEEGHVKGLTASQARDIPAELTVDRVAAALQDLQQHLEHSQKDLNDARKKIQALELELGMGQDQMDSLRASNQELQIQLDESRAAMLRVEQQKTSLETALKEETIALKEEAVTLRQEVESLKRKLEDLEKERKDVLHERDRLQADKEKLEYEIKLLEESVTASETRANTAIDKNRSLEQELQTALSMLKIKNEEVQNQGKKMEILQKEAAETKALQEHLTHVTAMLSEREGEMKLYQEQMRMLEKQKEMHKTALNQVIKDITEKEQKTESQQEQIQELEKQQEKQRIVLSKMSQELEEKDQEIRSQQELIRELEKQLELQNSAVSRVSKELEERHLEIKFQEEKIMILEQHGAVQVRNLLVDLDDMKGNLKEKRLELLSLTQQIQELEKEREDVKSLNASLEHLRTVLKDRESECDTQREELRLLQQHKEQQDRHLQELLGEVEIMTLSLSKKEQELESQQKQMQEVEEVMEMQLKTVRDQLEQTLATLKEKDRLMDIQKQQTRSYEEKKEEQINVLHRDLEYSRTILKEKDLMIESQKELIETFQKQKEDSEEQKQILHCLQVELKEKEQEILSLRKQCEPCKEKEEKHVAEQSNFHATILTLKEKEDKICVLEDTITKLQQQKEETAVQVKAILQKLEFAESSLEARHQEVVSLQEHVQDLREQKEVAGKQAKSLEQDLDKASQMLKKNHLELLKQTEQMNMFQLREESLKVALTSCQKQVTLLEEVVRKKDEDNDALRQKFQHVEEELKTLQNLQLRLTEKNEEVRHDGKQEFLKETFPEREGEIKAQSERKQIEVEIRALREDLQHVQQTLTKKDKEIKYQTDKVKYLKNTLIEREQELRRQSELLKELTLALRWKDEGETLKKQIQKLQKRKTEEVEKRRILQERDYLLQKQKEITQQLEAEREANDKELECVAAALKQRESREDEWRENAQVLSAALSKSEMANGNLKKEITILQRMISERDTDQLHQQLMESPF from the exons AGATTTGTCAGAGCTGAAGGCAGAACAAATGAGGCTTTCTGGATCTATTCTTGTGAGCTGCTCTCGCCTGAACTCCTGTGTGCAGCTCAGGGAGTCCATCCCTCTGGGTAAACCTGTCCTGAAGGATCAGACAGAGCAGCAAGTGGATCCAAAAATAAACCAGACAGCTCAGGAAGTGATAGCCTTACAAGTCATGTGTGACATGGAGAAGAAAGAGCTTCAAGACAG GGTGATGGAGCTCTCAGCCTTGCTTGTACAGTCTCAGAAGCAGaatgaggagaaggagaagaccATGAAAACACTTAACGACACAGTGGAGATTCTA GAATCAAGTTGGATAGAGAAAGAATTTGCAGCTTCATTGACTAACAGTGCCAAAGAAGAGAATCTTTGCCTTCAAAAGCTCATTAAAAATATCACTGAG ATGGTGTTAGATGACAGTGACAGCATGGTCAGCATTATCTGCGCTGGCAGTTCCCAGCATGCAGACTCTGGGGACATCTTCTCAGCTCCGAGATCTGTTGATACAGGGCGTGCCTTTGGACTGGTTCTGGAAGCTCTGGCAAGGATGCGAGGGGCAACACAG GCCCTGAGAGAAGAGCTTTCTGCTAGGCAGGACTCAAACAAattactgcagcagcagcaaagacaTCAGGAAGAGAAGTGCAGGGAGGTGCAGCAAAGGCTTGAGCAACTGGAGGAGAAATGCAGAAAGtccagcagccaccagcagcatctTCAGTCTTTAGTAGAAACACTCAGAAG TGACTGTGCAAACCTCGAGAAGTCCAGGGAAGAGCTACAGGAACAGCTTGGATTAAGGGAGCGAGAAGCCTCATGTCTTCGTCAGAGTAACGCTGAGCTGCAGATGAAGGAAGAGTCAGCCCAGGCagaaaaggcagagcagcaggacaggatgGAGAGAGCACGCCATGAGCAGGAACTCCT AGTGAAGGACTTGGCTGCACTTGAGGAAAAATGCTCATTGCTGCAGAGCGAGTTGGTAGTCAAGCGACAGACACTGGAGAAATTGCAGCTTCAGAAGGATCTGCTGGAGCAAGAGAAGGATGAGTTTGCCATGTCTCTGGAGAAG GCAGAGCGGTCAGTGGCAGAGCTGACAGGGGCTCAGAACAAGCTGAATGCTGAAAGAGCTGATctacaggctgcagcagcaaagaTGAGCAGCATCAATGAAGCTCTTGCATTGGACAAAGTGCAGCTAAACAAATATGTGTGGCAG CTGGAGCAAGAGAAGGAAGTTTTGTCTGCTAAACTGGATGAGATGGAGAGAGCAAAGATCTGTGAGCAGGAGAAGTTGAACTTCTGTGAAAGAGCAAACAAAAAGCTCTGTGCCGAGAAAGCCCGGCTAGAGCAGCTACTGAAGGAAGCAGAGGAGCAACGGGAGGAGTTGTGGCTGGAGCTTAGGACactgagagaagagaaagcagaaacccaGGAGAAATTCCATCAG GTTTCCCAGGAGCAAGAGTCATtgagcagggctctggagcagctgagccaggAATCCTCTGACCAAGGGCATGAACTGGCCCAGGTGGGCagagagaaggagctgctgggccgGGAGAAGGCTGCCCTTGAGGGCCGACTGGCAGCCACCGAGCGCCACCAACATGAACTTTCCAagcagctggcagagacaag GTCAGCAAAGGAGAGCCTGCAATCCAGTCTgtttgctgctcagcagcagataTCACAGCTGGAGATCACCAGGAACCATCTGGAAGCTCAAGTGCTCATAGTCACACAGGCCAAGGAGGTGATAGAAG GAGAAGTGAAGTGCCTGCAACATGAGCTGGAAGCAGAGAGAGCTCTCAGGAGGCAGGAACAGGAAGACACAGCTCAACAGCTCCTgcgggcagagcagcagcatcacgAAAGCCTCAGGCTTCAGGGAACTGCTCAGCAAGTGGAAATAAAGAAGCTCCTGGACGACCTG GCAAGTGAGCGCAAAAGGCACCGTGCAGAAATGCAGGAGACGCTGGAGCaatgggaaaaagagaaagcagagagagagcaggagcacaagAAGGTGCTGTTTGAGATGGGGCAGAAAGTTGCCACCCTGCTGGCCCAACAAGAAGAACTAAAGAGATCTGAAAGTGCCAAGCAAGAG GTCctgctggaagagcaggaggagaagagtGCTTTAGCAGAGGCACTGCTCCAAActcagggagagctcagccGAGCCCGCCAGCAggtccagcagctcaggcaggaggtGAAAGAGCAGCAAGAGAAGGGGCAG ACCGTCAAGGCAAATCTGCAggatgagctgcaggaggctcGCAGAGAAGtccaggcagtgcagaggaggcATGAGGAAGAGCTACAAGGCCTCAAAGAGGAAATGAATCTCCTCCTTGAGCAGAGGGAGGCTCTACAAAAGCAG GTGGGAGAGTTGACATCTCAGCTGGAAGCCTCCCGAGAATGCCAGGAAATGACTGTGCAAAGAGCCCAGCAAGATGTGAAGGAGGCCCAGGAAGAGTCCAGGCAGAAGATGTTGGAGATTGAGCACatccagaagctgctggaggaggcagaaCATCAGaacaagcagctgcaggagcatctGCAGAActtggagagggaaaggagtCAGTTGGAAGAAGTGGCTCAGCAAAATTCAGAATTGCAGGCTTCCGTCAATGCCCTGGAGCTGGAAAAAGCCAG GCTGACTCTGTCTCTGGAAGAAAAGGATCTGAGCCTCAGAACCCTGGAAGAAGACAACCTGGCCCAGATCAGTCAGGTGTCTGAGCTTCGTTCTGCCCTTACCCAGGCCGAGGAGCTCCACTCAGAGGATAGAAGAGAAGTGCAGGAGCTCAACACGCAG atcctggccctgcaggacgCAGTGCTGCAGATGGAGGCTTCCCAGGCAACTCGACAGaagaagctgctgaaggagctggaagggtCTCGAGCAGGAGAACGCTCTTTGAGGGACTCTGTGCACGTCCTGGAGGCTGAGGTGTCTGACCTGCGTGTGAAGCTCCAGAGCTCTGAGGACAGAGCAGAGGCCTTGGCCACACAGTGTGAACAGGCCAGTGGTGCCCACCAGGAAACTCAGTCCCAGCTGGACAAACTGCTCTTGGATCTCCACCACATGATCAGGGACAGCAGAGACTTGGGCACTTGGAGCTCAG AAGAGGGTCATGTCAAGGGCCTAACTGCTTCTCAGGCGAGGGAtatccctgcagagctcacagtGGACagagtggcagcagctctgcaagacctgcagcagcacctggagcattCCCAGAAAGATCTG AATGATGCAAGGAAGAAGATACAGGCcttggagctggagctgggcatggGGCAGGATCAGATGGACAGTCTCAGAGCCAGCAATCAGGAGCTGCAGATACAGCTGGATGAAAGTCGGGCAg caatgTTGAGGGTAGAACAGCAGAAGACCTCTCTAGAAACTGCCTTGAAGGAAGAGACCATTGCCCTAAAGGAGGAAGCTGTGACTCTTCGTCAGGAGGTGGAATCTCTGAAGAGGAAATTGGAGgacctggagaaggaaaggaaggatgtgCTG CATGAACgggacaggctgcaggcagaTAAAGAAAAACTAGAGTATGAGATAAAACTTCTGGAGGAATCAGTCACAGCCTCTGAAACTCGAGCAAATACAGCAATAGACAAGAATCGCTCCCTTGAACAAGAACTCCAGACTGCCCTGTCcatgttaaaaattaaaaatgaggaaGTGCAAAACCAGGGGAAGAAAATGGAGATTCTTCAGAAAGAGGCAGCAGAGACCAAAGCTTTGCAGGAGCATCTCACTCATGTGACTGCCATGCTgtcagagagggaaggagaaatgaaGTTGTACCAAGAGCAGATGAGAATgttggaaaaacagaaagaaatgcatAAAACTGCTCTTAATCAGGTTATTAAGGACATAacagagaaagaacagaagACAGAATCCCAACAGGAACAGAtacaggagctggagaagcagcaagaaaagcaaaggattGTTTTAAGCAAAATGAGccaagagctggaagagaaggaCCAAGAGATCAGATCCCAGCAAGAACTGATaagggagctggagaagcagTTAGAATTGCAGAACTCTGCTGTCAGCAGGGTGAGcaaagagctggaggagagacACTTGGAGATCAAATTCCAGGAGGAGAAAATAATGATTCTAGAACAGCATGGTGCAGTACAAGTCAGAAATCTGCTCGTGGATCTTGATGATATGAAAGGAAACctgaaggagaaaaggctgGAACTTCTTTCTCTGACTCAGCAGATTCAAGAactggaaaaggagagagaagatgTGAAATCTCTAAATGCTAGCCTTGAACACCTGAGAACTGTTCTTAAGGACAGAGAGAGTGAGTGTGACACTCAAAGGGAAGAGTTAAGGCTcttgcagcagcacaaggaacaGCAAGACAGGCATCTGCAAGAGCTTCTTGGTGAAGTAGAAATAATGACACTTTCTTTATCTAAAAAAGAGCAAGAGCTTGAGTCACAGcaaaagcaaatgcaggaagTTGAAGAAGTTATGGAAATGCAGTTAAAGACTGTCCGTGACCAACTGGAGCAGACCTTAGCAAcgttaaaagaaaaagacagacTTATGGACATCCAAAAGCAACAAACAAGGagttatgaagaaaaaaaagaggaacagATTAATGTCTTGCACAGAGACTTAGAATACTCTAGGACAATAttgaaagaaaaggatttaaTGATTGAATCTCAGAAGGAACTCATTGAGACTTtccaaaaacaaaaggaagactCTGAAGAGCAGAAGCAAATTCTGCATTGTCTTCAAGTGGAACTAaaggaaaaagagcaggaaattttGTCCCTTAGAAAGCAATGTGAGCCAtgcaaggaaaaggaggaaaagcatgTAGCTGAGCAAAGTAATTTCCATGCAACAATACTgactctgaaagaaaaagaagacaagatTTGTGTTCTGGAGGACACCATTACAAAGCTTcaacagcagaaggaagagaCAGCAGTGCAGGTTAAAGCCATACTGCAAAAACTCGAATTTGCTGAATCTTCTCTTGAAGCTAGACATCAAGAGGTAGTGTCTTTGCAAGAGCATGTCCAGGACCTTCGAGAGCAGAAGGAGGTGGCAGGCAAGCAGGCCAAAAGTCTAGAGCAGGATCTAGACAAAGCAAGCCAGATGTTGAAGAAGAACCATTTGGAGCTCCTCAAGCAGACAGAGCAAATGAACATGTTCCAGCTTCGTGAAGAAAGCTTGAAAGTAGCCCTAACATCCTGCCAGAAACAAGTGACTCTACTTGAGGAAGTGGTGAGAAAGAAAGATGAGGACAATGATGCTCTTAGGCAAAAATTCCAGCATGTAGAAGAAGAACTGAAGACTTTGCAGAATCTCCAGCTTAGGCTAACTGAGAAGAATGAAGAGGTTAGACATGATGGAAAGCAAGAGTTCCTGAAAGAAACCTTCcctgagagagaaggagaaatcaAGGCTCAAAGTGAGCGAAAGCAGATAGAAGTGGAGATAAGAGCTCTTCGGGAAGATCTCCAGCATGTTCAGCAGACTCTGACAAAGAAGGATAAAGAGATCAAGTACCAGACAGACAAAGTTAAGTATTTAAAGAATACTCTGATAGAGAGAGAACAAGAGCTTAGGAGGCAGAGTGAACTCCTGAAAGAATTGACATTGGCTTTGCGATGGAAAGATGAAGGGGAAACCCTAAAGAAACAAATCCAAAAACTCCAAAAACGGAAGACAGAGGAAGTAGAGAAGAGGAGGATTCTCCAGGAGAGAGACTAtctcttgcaaaagcagaaggaaattaCCCAACAGTTAGAAGCTGAGAGGGAAGCCAATGACAAAGAGCTGGAgtgtgtggctgctgctttgaagcagagagaaagcagagaagatGAATGGAGAGAGAATGCTCAGGTCCTGAGTGCTGCACTGAGCAAGAGTGAAATGGCCAATGGGaatctgaagaaagaaataaccATCCTGCAGAGAATGATTtcagagagagacacagaccAACTTCATCAACAG CTCATGGAATCTCCTTTCTGA